One Massilia sp. 9096 genomic window carries:
- a CDS encoding metalloregulator ArsR/SmtB family transcription factor, whose translation MSKIFKALADPTRRAVLQHLQGGPMGAGELAALFDVSKPTMSAHFAVLAEAGLIDADKRGRTITYHLRMSVLEDALLAFAQTFGLNVSRPEASRPDVPHHSNKESS comes from the coding sequence ATGAGCAAAATTTTCAAGGCCCTAGCCGATCCGACCCGCCGTGCGGTGCTCCAGCACCTGCAGGGCGGACCGATGGGCGCGGGTGAACTGGCCGCCCTGTTCGACGTCTCCAAGCCGACCATGTCGGCCCACTTCGCGGTGCTGGCGGAGGCGGGATTGATCGATGCGGACAAACGGGGGCGCACGATCACGTATCACCTGCGCATGTCGGTGCTGGAAGATGCGCTGCTGGCGTTCGCACAAACCTTCGGCCTGAACGTCTCGCGTCCCGAGGCCAGCCGGCCCGACGTTCCACACCATTCCAACAAGGAGTCGTCATGA